From a single Pseudomonas sp. A34-9 genomic region:
- the mksF gene encoding Mks condensin complex protein MksF — MSQERYGIRRFALLNTAGYSLGLFPLEEPLSVYGANNLGKSASINALQFPILARMSDMSFGKYSLEQSRRFYFASDTSYILVEVNLPHGPHVIGVVGRGPGGGFGHQFFAYAGKLDLAHYQKNDTCLRQKELFSNLEKEGLKAYELKPDELRRLLVGGHTSIPLDLTLIPLRSTSEQSLKTFRALFINLLHMREITAAKLKQLFLDAFEHSLRSGSVDYIAACEEAFRDVRRMEQDYNSLVAAGPLVEALANGVKQRDVLRGKLHRLSPLLDSLLGTWSDYASARKEELTIQADHYRGEQDSLQNDQRGGTQELMRLEREISGIQRWLGELSVLKNRFALVDDVKVLEQQLLAAKDAHDELAGALAQSRQFSAEDLEERVRDLEKRLKSVKQQLDHADNNSYARLREEFSQQDVERLMRLFNSALFSLPLGEHGITLDDDGEWVKSVELILDGFKGERFEVPGLSIDISHIEPPALQALADRAALRDQKERLEKELKQLKTQQAVAADRAASKTQTEALYQQVLDAQKALEDFRRTQTLSAEEGDKLEQLAQMEGAQDELKRSSDAFTERVQQLSAKLQLVGRQIADMEAKQRTLDDALRRRQLLPADLPFGTPFMDPVDDSMDNLLPLLNDYQDSWQGLLRADGQIEALYAQVRLKGVAKFDSEDDMERRLSLLINAYAHRTDEALTLGKARRAAVTDIARTLRNIRSDYDSLEHQLALFNREINKRQVSNLQSFRIVLAPNKEALKHIDQIIHSAGQYEEGETLSVFDLSQSAEQDNKNEEAKEYLARLVAANHNQLGLKDLFELAFEITKVNGQPVIHTDIDGAASNGTTMTIKALTNMYLLLHLMDRDLAGRVRLPYYLDEAADIDEKNQAALLETSLQLGFVPILASVKPQVCASVAIDLEGGSGPAGIYIDEADWKYIRRHDVVKATLNVEADEPELDAV; from the coding sequence ATGAGCCAGGAACGCTACGGCATCCGCCGCTTTGCCCTTTTGAACACCGCCGGTTACAGCCTCGGCCTGTTCCCGCTGGAAGAACCGTTGTCGGTCTACGGCGCGAACAACCTTGGTAAATCGGCGTCGATCAACGCCTTGCAGTTCCCGATCCTGGCGCGCATGTCCGACATGAGCTTCGGCAAGTACAGCCTCGAACAATCGCGGCGTTTCTACTTCGCGTCCGACACCAGCTACATCCTCGTCGAAGTGAACCTGCCGCACGGCCCGCACGTGATCGGCGTGGTCGGTCGTGGCCCGGGCGGTGGTTTCGGTCACCAGTTCTTCGCCTACGCCGGCAAGCTTGATCTGGCGCATTACCAGAAGAACGACACCTGCCTGCGCCAGAAAGAGCTGTTCAGCAACCTTGAGAAAGAAGGCCTGAAAGCCTACGAACTCAAGCCGGATGAGCTGCGTCGTTTGCTGGTCGGTGGTCACACGTCGATCCCGCTCGACCTGACGCTGATCCCGCTGCGCTCCACCAGTGAGCAGAGCCTGAAGACCTTCCGCGCGCTGTTCATCAACCTGCTGCACATGCGCGAAATCACTGCAGCCAAGTTGAAGCAGTTGTTCCTCGATGCCTTCGAACACAGCTTGCGTTCCGGCAGCGTCGATTACATCGCCGCGTGCGAAGAAGCCTTCCGCGACGTGCGCCGGATGGAACAGGACTACAACTCGCTGGTGGCTGCCGGCCCGTTGGTTGAAGCACTGGCCAACGGCGTGAAACAGCGCGACGTGCTGCGCGGCAAGCTGCATCGCCTGTCGCCGCTGCTCGACTCGCTGCTCGGCACCTGGTCGGACTACGCCAGTGCGCGCAAGGAAGAGCTGACGATTCAGGCCGACCATTACCGTGGCGAGCAGGACAGCCTGCAAAACGATCAGCGCGGCGGCACCCAGGAACTGATGCGCCTGGAGCGGGAAATTTCCGGCATCCAGCGCTGGCTCGGCGAGCTGTCGGTGTTGAAGAATCGCTTCGCCCTGGTCGACGACGTCAAAGTGCTGGAGCAACAATTGCTCGCTGCCAAAGATGCCCACGACGAATTGGCTGGCGCCTTGGCGCAATCGCGTCAGTTCAGCGCTGAAGATCTGGAAGAGCGCGTGCGCGATCTGGAAAAACGCCTGAAGTCGGTGAAGCAGCAACTCGATCATGCCGACAACAACAGCTACGCCCGCCTGCGCGAAGAGTTCTCGCAACAAGACGTCGAGCGTCTGATGCGCCTGTTCAACAGCGCGCTGTTCAGCCTGCCGCTGGGCGAACACGGCATCACCCTCGACGACGACGGCGAGTGGGTGAAGTCGGTTGAGCTGATTCTCGATGGCTTCAAAGGCGAGCGCTTTGAAGTGCCGGGCCTGTCGATCGACATCTCGCACATCGAGCCGCCGGCCCTGCAAGCCCTGGCCGACCGTGCCGCGTTGCGCGATCAGAAAGAGCGTCTGGAAAAAGAGCTGAAACAGCTCAAGACCCAACAGGCCGTGGCCGCCGACCGCGCCGCGAGCAAGACTCAGACCGAAGCGCTTTATCAGCAAGTGCTGGATGCGCAGAAAGCACTGGAAGATTTCCGCCGCACGCAGACCCTGAGCGCTGAAGAAGGCGACAAGCTCGAGCAACTGGCGCAGATGGAAGGCGCGCAGGACGAACTCAAGCGCTCCAGTGATGCTTTCACCGAACGCGTCCAGCAACTGTCGGCCAAGCTGCAACTGGTCGGCCGGCAGATCGCTGACATGGAAGCCAAGCAGCGCACCCTCGACGATGCGCTGCGCCGCCGTCAGTTGTTGCCGGCAGATTTGCCGTTCGGTACGCCGTTCATGGATCCGGTCGACGATTCGATGGACAACCTGCTGCCGCTGCTCAACGACTATCAGGACAGCTGGCAAGGCCTGCTGCGCGCCGATGGCCAGATCGAAGCGCTGTACGCGCAGGTGCGCCTCAAAGGCGTGGCCAAGTTCGACAGCGAAGACGACATGGAGCGCCGTCTGTCGCTGCTGATCAACGCTTACGCGCACCGTACCGATGAAGCGCTGACCTTGGGCAAGGCCCGTCGCGCGGCGGTCACCGACATCGCCCGCACGCTGCGCAACATCCGCAGCGACTACGACAGCCTCGAACATCAATTGGCGCTGTTCAACCGCGAGATCAACAAGCGTCAAGTCTCCAACCTGCAGAGCTTCCGCATCGTCCTTGCGCCGAACAAGGAAGCGCTCAAGCACATCGACCAGATCATCCACAGCGCCGGTCAGTACGAAGAAGGCGAAACCCTCTCCGTATTCGATCTGAGCCAAAGCGCCGAGCAGGACAACAAGAACGAAGAGGCCAAGGAATACCTGGCGCGGCTGGTGGCGGCCAACCACAACCAGCTCGGCCTCAAGGACTTGTTCGAACTGGCGTTCGAGATCACCAAGGTCAACGGCCAGCCAGTGATCCACACCGACATCGACGGCGCGGCGTCCAACGGTACGACCATGACCATCAAGGCGCTGACCAACATGTACTTGTTGCTGCACTTGATGGATCGCGATCTGGCCGGTCGCGTGCGTCTGCCGTACTACCTCGACGAGGCGGCGGACATCGATGAGAAGAACCAGGCCGCATTGCTGGAAACCAGCCTGCAACTGGGCTTCGTGCCGATTCTGGCGAGTGTGAAGCCGCAGGTCTGCGCCAGTGTTGCTATCGACCTGGAAGGCGGCAGCGGCCCGGCCGGGATCTACATTGATGAGGCGGACTGGAAGTACATCCGTCGCCATGATGTGGTGAAGGCGACGCTGAATGTTGAGGCGGATGAGCCGGAGCTGGATGCGGTTTGA
- the mksB gene encoding Mks condensin complex protein MksB, producing MIEPKRVLRALAEHWALLEPLCEHFDQGTLSLNELRAQLAAQQLDSTPQDITSLLDVWIRLDILIPVAKSPNRFELNAQIHDFLAYLRREHRLGLCLEIEAYLRHLERLAGYIQDAFDIRDGHDLARQLRLLDMRVRDVLKKLDNDEQALVAVAERAKTSDRQIPLRQRYAEVLATWDEYVEPMIDLVNADGAFEQGVRKVETVLLKMLSEQQRLGHLVDDDMLLRTHARILEMQTSAQLTLRHARELLLPLREEARRHNAVTRGAALALAAIRRKGIDAVPQAAMPLFTRPQSTFLGSASQVEAYVYALARFEPKPARFPKAHKTQKGEAPRAPRTVREMVDRCEEALPMPDLMTWLLEQEPDGATDELLYWFSRLSREKRFKRERLERREYHTHEHQVSLRSFALLSASDSAAEDSASALSAGTANAT from the coding sequence ATGATCGAACCCAAGCGCGTCTTGCGCGCCCTCGCTGAACACTGGGCACTGCTTGAGCCGCTGTGTGAGCACTTCGACCAAGGCACATTGAGCCTTAACGAACTGCGCGCGCAACTGGCCGCCCAACAACTGGACAGCACACCGCAGGACATCACCAGCCTGCTCGACGTGTGGATTCGCCTCGATATTCTGATTCCGGTGGCGAAAAGCCCGAACCGTTTCGAGCTGAACGCGCAGATTCACGATTTCCTCGCTTACTTGCGCCGTGAACACCGCTTGGGCCTGTGCCTGGAAATCGAAGCCTATCTGCGCCACCTCGAGCGTCTGGCCGGGTACATCCAGGACGCGTTCGACATCCGCGACGGCCACGACCTCGCGCGCCAGTTGCGCCTGCTCGACATGCGTGTACGCGACGTGCTGAAGAAGCTCGACAACGACGAACAGGCCTTGGTCGCCGTCGCCGAACGTGCGAAGACCAGCGACCGGCAAATTCCGCTGCGTCAGCGTTACGCCGAAGTGCTGGCGACCTGGGACGAATACGTCGAGCCGATGATCGATCTGGTAAACGCCGACGGCGCCTTCGAACAAGGCGTGCGCAAGGTCGAAACCGTATTGCTGAAGATGCTCAGCGAACAGCAACGCCTCGGCCATCTGGTCGATGACGACATGCTGCTGCGCACCCACGCGCGCATCCTCGAAATGCAGACCAGCGCCCAGCTGACGTTGCGTCATGCCCGCGAACTGCTGCTGCCGCTGCGTGAAGAAGCGCGTCGGCACAACGCCGTGACCCGTGGCGCCGCACTCGCTCTGGCGGCCATTCGCCGCAAAGGCATTGATGCCGTGCCGCAAGCGGCGATGCCGCTGTTTACCCGCCCGCAGAGCACCTTCCTTGGCAGCGCCAGTCAGGTCGAAGCCTACGTTTATGCCCTGGCGCGATTCGAGCCGAAACCGGCGCGCTTCCCGAAAGCGCACAAAACCCAGAAAGGCGAAGCCCCACGCGCACCGCGCACCGTGCGCGAGATGGTCGACCGTTGCGAAGAAGCCCTGCCGATGCCGGATCTGATGACCTGGCTGCTGGAGCAGGAACCGGACGGCGCCACCGACGAATTGCTCTACTGGTTCTCGCGCCTGTCGCGGGAAAAACGCTTCAAGCGCGAGCGTCTGGAACGCCGCGAATACCACACTCATGAGCACCAGGTCAGCCTGCGCTCCTTCGCCCTGCTCTCGGCCAGCGACAGCGCCGCCGAGGATTCTGCGAGCGCCCTCTCTGCAGGTACTGCAAATGCAACTTGA
- the mksE gene encoding Mks condensin complex protein MksE: protein MQLDLSELSQLAPIFRELFKGYHVSRRDPELYAQLSNFQDQYRTLFKALGFELVCDTRGFYYFVPDMAAAAVNKTAQRLALFTFILVEHLADQGRDPIAVLDGGSLGREELPSLLEKYRDLFIQAEVQTVEELEEKIMRRMTQLGFAGEENGVYRFLPPMHRFLDVCLSVQQDRDLAASVHSVLPLPAPVLIDEAAEAKFLETDDPLDLSEFEEESEEDALARAIAEEQESDA, encoded by the coding sequence ATGCAACTTGATCTTTCCGAACTGTCGCAACTCGCGCCGATCTTCCGCGAGTTGTTCAAGGGTTACCACGTCAGCCGCCGCGACCCGGAGCTGTACGCGCAACTGTCGAACTTCCAGGATCAATACCGCACGCTGTTCAAGGCGCTGGGGTTTGAACTGGTCTGCGATACCCGTGGTTTCTACTACTTCGTGCCGGACATGGCCGCCGCAGCGGTGAACAAGACTGCCCAGCGTCTGGCGCTGTTTACTTTTATCCTCGTCGAGCATCTGGCCGACCAGGGCCGCGATCCGATCGCCGTGCTCGATGGCGGCAGCCTCGGCCGCGAAGAGTTGCCGTCGCTACTGGAGAAATACCGCGACCTGTTCATTCAGGCCGAAGTGCAAACGGTTGAAGAACTCGAAGAAAAGATCATGCGCCGCATGACTCAACTCGGTTTCGCCGGCGAAGAAAACGGCGTGTATCGCTTCCTGCCGCCGATGCACCGTTTCCTCGACGTCTGCCTGTCGGTGCAGCAAGACCGTGATCTGGCAGCCAGCGTGCACAGCGTATTGCCGCTGCCGGCGCCGGTGCTGATCGATGAAGCGGCGGAAGCCAAATTCCTCGAAACCGACGATCCGCTCGATCTTTCCGAATTTGAAGAGGAAAGCGAAGAAGACGCACTGGCCCGCGCCATTGCCGAAGAACAGGAGTCCGACGCATGA
- a CDS encoding MlaD family protein, translating to MTDLPVAKTRPASNWSAIWVLPLIALIIGGWLGWRAYSETGIEIQIRFESGEGIQANKTEVMYKGMSVGKVKALKLDDEGNSKGVIATVEMNKDVEQYLKTSTRFWLVKPSVTLAGITGLETLVSGNYVAISPGEGEPTRKFKALAEEPPLSDAKPGLHLTIKADRLGSLNRGSPVFYKQIKVGQIKSYVLSEDQSTVELKVFIEPTYAKLVRKHTRFWNASGISIDANLSGVKVRSESLASIVAGGIAFATPENRKDSPPTDPSLPFRLYEDFDAAAAGIRVKVKLSDFEGLQAGRTPVMYKGIQVGNMKALKVDPDLNSATAELTLDPLAEDYLVDGTQFWVVKPSISLAGITGLEALVKGNYIAVRPGDKGAPPKREFEARPKAPPLDLRSPGLHLVLFTDTLGSIDVGSPILYKQVKVGSVQSYQFSKTRKQIIVGVHIEKEYENLVNASTRFWNVSGVTLTGGLTGGIQVKSESLQTLMAGGIAFETPQAKAPLQKRIPRFRLFANHDDASKKGSVVTIKVDRADGLGSGTPVRFKGLDVGKIESVDLTDDLQSVILTARITEVPEKIARVGSQFWVVKPELGLIKTENLETLVTGKYIEVQPAAKNLGPQKSFVALANAPEVTKQEAGLSLVLSAARRGSLKPGVPVTYREITVGKVTGYELGQTADRVLVHILIEPKYAPLVRSGSRFWNTSGVGFDIGLFNGLTVRTESLETAIQGGIAFATPDGERMGNPARAEQTFPLFDKFEDEWLTWAPKISLGK from the coding sequence ATGACTGATTTGCCCGTAGCGAAAACCCGACCGGCCTCGAACTGGTCTGCCATTTGGGTACTGCCTCTGATCGCGCTGATCATCGGCGGCTGGCTTGGCTGGCGTGCCTACTCCGAAACCGGTATCGAGATTCAGATCCGCTTTGAAAGCGGTGAAGGCATCCAGGCCAACAAGACCGAGGTCATGTATAAAGGCATGTCGGTCGGTAAGGTCAAGGCGCTCAAGCTCGACGATGAAGGCAACTCTAAAGGGGTGATCGCTACCGTCGAGATGAATAAAGACGTCGAGCAATACCTCAAGACCAGCACGCGCTTCTGGCTGGTCAAACCGAGCGTGACCCTGGCCGGCATCACCGGTCTGGAAACCCTGGTTTCCGGTAACTACGTCGCTATCAGTCCCGGCGAAGGCGAGCCAACGCGCAAGTTCAAGGCGCTGGCCGAGGAGCCGCCACTGTCGGACGCCAAACCCGGCCTGCACCTGACCATCAAGGCTGATCGTCTCGGTTCGTTGAATCGTGGCAGCCCGGTGTTCTACAAGCAGATCAAGGTTGGCCAAATCAAGAGCTACGTGCTGTCGGAAGATCAAAGCACCGTTGAGCTCAAAGTCTTCATCGAGCCGACCTACGCCAAACTGGTGCGCAAACACACGCGTTTCTGGAACGCCAGCGGCATCAGCATCGACGCCAACCTGTCTGGCGTGAAAGTGCGCAGCGAATCGCTGGCCAGCATCGTCGCCGGGGGTATCGCCTTCGCCACGCCGGAGAACCGCAAGGACAGTCCGCCGACTGATCCAAGCCTGCCATTCCGTCTCTACGAAGACTTCGATGCCGCGGCTGCCGGGATTCGTGTGAAGGTCAAACTCAGTGACTTTGAAGGGCTACAGGCCGGGCGCACCCCGGTGATGTACAAAGGCATTCAAGTCGGCAACATGAAAGCGCTGAAAGTTGATCCTGATCTGAACAGCGCCACTGCGGAGCTGACCCTTGATCCATTGGCCGAGGACTATCTGGTTGATGGCACACAGTTCTGGGTGGTCAAACCGTCGATTTCCCTCGCCGGTATCACCGGGCTCGAAGCTCTGGTGAAAGGTAACTACATCGCCGTGCGCCCCGGAGACAAAGGTGCGCCGCCGAAACGCGAATTCGAGGCGCGTCCAAAAGCGCCGCCGCTGGATCTGCGTTCACCGGGGCTGCACCTGGTGTTGTTCACTGACACCCTCGGCTCGATCGATGTCGGCAGTCCGATTCTGTACAAGCAGGTCAAGGTCGGATCGGTGCAGAGCTATCAGTTCTCCAAGACGCGCAAACAGATCATCGTCGGTGTGCACATCGAGAAGGAATACGAAAACCTGGTCAACGCCTCGACGCGTTTCTGGAATGTCAGCGGTGTCACCCTGACTGGCGGTTTGACCGGCGGGATCCAAGTGAAGAGCGAATCACTGCAAACCCTGATGGCCGGCGGCATCGCCTTCGAAACACCGCAAGCCAAGGCACCGTTGCAGAAGCGCATCCCGCGTTTCCGTCTGTTTGCCAATCATGACGACGCCAGTAAAAAAGGCAGCGTAGTGACGATCAAAGTCGATCGCGCCGACGGTCTCGGCAGTGGCACGCCCGTTCGCTTCAAAGGACTGGACGTCGGCAAGATCGAAAGCGTCGATCTGACTGACGACCTGCAATCGGTCATCCTCACGGCGCGCATCACTGAAGTGCCGGAGAAGATCGCGCGCGTGGGTAGCCAGTTCTGGGTGGTCAAGCCTGAGCTCGGTCTGATCAAGACAGAAAATCTGGAAACCCTGGTGACCGGCAAGTACATCGAAGTACAACCGGCAGCGAAGAACCTCGGCCCACAGAAGAGCTTCGTGGCACTGGCCAATGCGCCGGAAGTGACCAAGCAAGAGGCAGGGTTGAGTCTGGTACTGAGCGCTGCCCGTCGTGGTTCGCTGAAACCCGGAGTGCCGGTGACTTACCGTGAAATTACTGTCGGTAAGGTGACGGGGTACGAACTGGGGCAGACGGCGGATCGTGTGTTGGTGCACATTCTGATCGAGCCGAAATACGCGCCGCTGGTGCGCAGCGGTAGTCGGTTCTGGAACACCAGCGGTGTCGGATTTGATATCGGGTTGTTCAACGGGCTGACGGTGCGCACCGAGTCGCTGGAGACAGCGATTCAGGGCGGGATTGCCTTTGCTACGCCGGACGGGGAGCGCATGGGCAACCCGGCGCGGGCCGAGCAGACATTCCCGTTGTTCGACAAGTTTGAGGATGAGTGGCTGACCTGGGCGCCGAAGATTTCCCTTGGTAAGTAA